The following is a genomic window from Bombus vancouverensis nearcticus chromosome 15, iyBomVanc1_principal, whole genome shotgun sequence.
AGCAGTATCCTAGCTCCTATACTATCTCGCGGTATTCCTTTCCGAGATCTCTGCGATATAAGTAGTTTAACAGTATGTTAAAATgatgtcgatttatgcaaacgTATCGAATCCCTCCTTGGCATGTGTATATTACACGCAACTAAGTTCAGCGTGGAAAGCGCCTCGTGAGTGTATAAATTCAGATCTGTTCAGTGCCGATGACATAATTATACACCTAATCGAATTCAGGTGTTTGAATCAAATAAACTATCGTGTTCCTCAATGAATTGACTCTACACGATTAACCGGTAAACGGCCCTACTGATTTAGAAATCGATACTAACATGTTTATTGAAACATAAAAATGCGTCTAGTGAAATCATTCTCGTGAACTTTTCTTTACTATTTAGAAGAAAacatgataaatatatatatcatatatatataaaatatatatatatatatattttggatACTAtttagataataataatatatatatataaatatatatatcatatatatatatatatcatatatgatatatatatttatatatatatattattattatctaaaTAGTATCCAAAACACTTAAAACACATCAATTGTATATAAATTCGTCTTTTATATTTTGGTAAGCTTGTCCCTATTAAACAAGTCATCGAACCAAAGTAAACCATATTATCTCGAAGCAAATACGTAACAGTGTCTATTAACACCGCGAGCCATTTTTGAATGGGCGAATCAATTCGCTTAAAACTAGACGCGTCTAAAAGAGTAAACAGAAAAACATGTAAAGCATAGGCCAATAAAAAATGTCGCACCAAATTCCATCACTTCAGAGTATTGCTCAaagtgtaattattttatacaacaaaataaaaaaaaagaataaaagaaactaTTTTAGAGTATTACCAGATTAAAAATTCGATTAAAGTTCTAGTTAGATGTTACGACTCACCTCATGTTGACCGTGCCACTGATAGAGAAGTTCCTGTTGGTTATGCTAGCAGCGAAATGCGAATTGCTTTTCTCGGTACACGAATTTTTAAAGGCCAAGCAGACTCTGCTAATCAAACGCAATTTACAACGGAAAGGCATTTTTCTTGCCGATAAAAATCCTTATCGGCTCGATAAAAACGCAATGTTATAAATTGATCCTAGACGTGGAAAGAAAAATGCGGATATCACCAGATAACAAAAAGACTCACCACGAAAGGCGAACTACAACTGAACACATTGCACCACTCTAGCGTTGTCGACTTATAGCAGGGGAAACCACGTGATCCTGATAAAATGTGATTCATCTTCAAAAGTAACCGACGATCACCGTACATGAGTTTATGTATATATGCCCTATCCTAAGAGCTACAATATAGTAACATAATACAACTTTTATTTGAGTAACAATGTTACtcaattatttacattattaaaaattattttagtcAATGATATTCATCTTATTTTAACTACTTTAACGCTGATCGCCAGTGATCATCAGGATGTCATGATAAGCGCAGTCACTGGAGACTATTATGATAGTCAACCTGTTAAGATTTTAACCATTACTTAGTTAAGTTATGCTTCTTCAAACTTTTATAATTAAGGTTTATTCAGTTTACGTAATATCACTTAAGATTGAATGATTACATTACATAATTGGACTAATTcttaaatttctattaatttcttaaATGATTAAATTTTTCAAGGAAATTACATACACGGGAACAGACTTTTTATTTCCAAATATAGGTCTTTTCAGCAAAGTTTATACAAGCTGTATTATCTAGAATGGTCTTGGTTTGGTTCTTGTGAAAGGAAACTCTTCGCGTTTGTGATATGGGTTATAAGGATCATCTACATAATAGTGCGGTCTTTTCCAATAGCTTGTTACCATTTTGTCCAACATAGTAGATTGCGTTGCATTACAAAAAACATGCTGTCTCAGTCTATATTTGTTTCTCTGAGACTTTTTCCACAAACTTCTATGACGTCCAGCAAAAGTTCTGATCCATATGCCCctataattaaataaacatgTATTGCATAGTATACTAAACAGTAAGTATTACAATATTAAATCATATTGAAATTTTACCAATTTAATCTATAGAACCTATCAAGCACAGCTTTCACAGACTTTCTTTTACCTTTCTTCCTAGAATATTTTGTAACTGTTCTCGCAGGAGTTGTTGTAGTTACTAGCATTGGAGATACAACGCTATCAACTTGTATCTTGCTGTTAAGTTTAATTACATGACTGACAATAACTGATATCAGAttaatgttatataatattatgtaatattatatatataatataataatatagtagtaatatatataatatatatataatatatatatataagtgtaCATACCCAAATATTGGCTTTTGTTTAGTGTTACCAACATCGTTGCATTTACTTATTGTAGAAGAAAACGCACCAAAGAACCTATGTTGAATACATTGTGTAATAGGGCATTGTTTAGGGATCAGAGAACTTGTTACATTGACAACACTGTCTCGCAAAGCAATATCTGAAATATTGATATAAGATTAATTACACGAACAATAATCAAGTCACAGGATTTcatgataaaattaatttaaattgtaaagcGAGACATGTTTGGTAGACATATGCGTATCAATTTAATAATCGCGCTCGTTTTCAATTCCACCGTGTTCCGTTCGTCAGAGAATCAAAATGGTTGATTGATCTAATCAAACATAACCTATAATGCACGAACTTGCAATGATTATTGCACAGTGAACTATTGAATTCCAACGAATAATAGTTTAAAATGAAGCCACCGAATTATCGTTCGATGTAGATGAGGGCAGTATCAGTGAACTCATAAGGAAATACCTATCACGCACCTCGAATAGCGGTACTAAGAATACGCAACATTCTTCTTTTCCTCTAGTTCCGTCGGTAACCAGCTGTTTTGTACCGtcgttccctttttcctttGGCTGCCTAACCGGCCACCCGAAAGATGTTCCGAATTGGATTAAAATTTCCGTGCAACGGTCTAAATAGGGTACGTAAAGTAAGTAAAAAGTAAGAAATTGTACTTGCGAGCCTGGTGATTTTGCATTACACAGATTTAACGAAAAATACGAAAggattatagaaaattgtcgCTCACATTATGCTATTAGACATTACTGTCGCGATTGTCTCCTGtgataatatttgaataattcgTTGTTATTTGCTGCTATTCTGGGAAGACATAACTCGTGATTTGTATGAGAAATCGTGATCGTAACACGATGACGATGTTTTCGCAAGTTGTCAGTGAATATTCCTGCAAAGACCAAGGTTGCCCGCCTCGTGTGACAAGATGGCTTATATTTAGGAGCTTACATAATTCCAGGCGATTTCACCGCCACTGTTGGTCTTTTAGGTCAAAAAGCATGGATCTTCTAGGCTGTATTTGACAACTAGATGTTACGAGACACGTGCACGAGT
Proteins encoded in this region:
- the mRpL35 gene encoding mitochondrial ribosomal protein L35, giving the protein MLRILSTAIRDIALRDSVVNVTSSLIPKQCPITQCIQHRFFGAFSSTISKCNDVGNTKQKPIFGKIQVDSVVSPMLVTTTTPARTVTKYSRKKGKRKSVKAVLDRFYRLNWGIWIRTFAGRHRSLWKKSQRNKYRLRQHVFCNATQSTMLDKMVTSYWKRPHYYVDDPYNPYHKREEFPFTRTKPRPF